Genomic segment of Actinomycetota bacterium:
CTTCGATATGACTACTCGGGACATCGGCGTGGATCTGCGCAAGCAGACGGTGCGCTCTCTCAAGAGCTTCGACATCCAGGTCGAGTACAGCCACCATGAGGTCGGACCCAGTCAGCACGAGATCGACTTGCGCTACGATGAGGCCCTTCGGATGGCAGACATCGTCATGACCTACCGTCTCGTGGTCAAGGAGGTCGCACAGGAGAACGGGGTGTACGCGACTTTCATGCCCAAGCCCATGTACGGAGAAGCGGGCAGTGGGATGCACGTGCATCAGTCGTTGTTCCGCGGCAACAAGAACGCCTTCTACGATGCTGGCGATCCGTTCCATCTTTCGGCGGAGGCGAAGGCGTACATAGCCGGTATCCTGCATCACGCCCCGGCGATCACAGCCATCACCAACCAGTGGGTCAACTCATACAAGCGCCTCGTTTCAGGCTTTGAGGCTCCCGTCCACATCTGCTGGGCGCACAGGAACAGGTCAGCACTGATCCGTGTTCCGATGTACAAGCCCGGCAAAGAGGCCGCTACTCGGATAGAACTTCGCTCTCCGGACCCGGCTTGCAACCCCTACCTGGCGTTCTCGGTGATGCTGGCTGCCGGATTGGACGGCATCGAGAAGGGCATGGAGCTAGCCCCAGATGTTGTGGATGACGTTTACGAGATGAGCGACAATGAGCGCGCTGAGCGCAACATCGGCCGCCTTCCCGGCGATCTCAACAACGCCATCAAGGCACTTGAGGGTAACGAACTGCTGAGAGAGACGCTCGGAGGCCCGCTGTTCAGCTGGTACGTGCGCAACAAGAAGATCGAGTGGGACTCCTACCGCAGCAGAGTCACGCCGTGGGAGATGGAGGAGTACCTGCCGCT
This window contains:
- a CDS encoding glutamine synthetase family protein, coding for MSDSARAEVIEAIKNSEIEFIHLWFTDVLGFLKTFVISVDEIEPAMTEGMGFDGSSIQGFARIQESDMIALPDPSTLKIMPWREEGQLVATMFCDIMMPNGEPYEGDPRYVLKRTLRKAAEMGYTFYVGPELEYYYFADDRSTEVLDKASYFDMTTRDIGVDLRKQTVRSLKSFDIQVEYSHHEVGPSQHEIDLRYDEALRMADIVMTYRLVVKEVAQENGVYATFMPKPMYGEAGSGMHVHQSLFRGNKNAFYDAGDPFHLSAEAKAYIAGILHHAPAITAITNQWVNSYKRLVSGFEAPVHICWAHRNRSALIRVPMYKPGKEAATRIELRSPDPACNPYLAFSVMLAAGLDGIEKGMELAPDVVDDVYEMSDNERAERNIGRLPGDLNNAIKALEGNELLRETLGGPLFSWYVRNKKIEWDSYRSRVTPWEMEEYLPL